The following are from one region of the uncultured Campylobacter sp. genome:
- a CDS encoding FTR1 family protein, protein MTKILRFIFALFIPFVLNAADTDYTPEIQSIKDSFVSIMQQYKEGKIDEAKTATQNAYFGHFENIEAAIRVNLGQKKAYSMESKFGKIRKAIIAKKPVEEIQAIMDDLNKEMDEVLPVINTGHKLVGEYSDPKNADAAQTAKATEASQATAQPASSAAIEPHWQVVYSDIKTALSAAGAAYEKGDKDAAKQQINNKAKFELYRNTKLEEAIRRFIDGGQGIDGDIQKRMGSAIIAINNDVAADVLKSNLEELDALIYENVAKLPMDSGSLATNVVLPDSAEDDAATDFAPVVANIKAKIADAIKLYAAKDVDKAMSDAQDIYFDEFEGSGMENKVGAIDVGLKTKIEGNFGEVVALMKAGVSVERLQQAADNLGANLDAALEKTSGSSSPWALFVYALTVILREGFEALIIVAAVVAYLLKTGNEKRMSIVYSSLGVAVVLSFVMAWIMNLIFAGAAGQKREVMEGAVMLIAVGLLFYVGFWLLSNAGAKKWSKYIQSHVSESISAGSAKALWWTVFLAVFREGAETVLFYQALIFDAKDSAGYSMIALGFVVGLVVLLVTYYVFKVFAIKIPIKPFFLVTSAIIFYMSIVFVGKGLMEFVEGKIFVPTKIEGFPTIEWLGIYPYYESLIPQAIMVAALIIGVIIMKNKQAKEA, encoded by the coding sequence ATGACTAAAATTTTGAGATTTATATTCGCTTTGTTTATCCCGTTTGTGCTAAATGCAGCGGATACGGACTACACGCCTGAGATACAGAGTATAAAAGATTCATTCGTAAGTATCATGCAGCAGTATAAAGAGGGCAAGATCGACGAAGCCAAAACCGCTACGCAAAATGCTTATTTTGGACATTTCGAAAATATCGAAGCGGCGATCAGGGTAAATTTGGGGCAGAAAAAAGCCTACTCGATGGAGTCTAAATTCGGCAAAATCCGCAAGGCAATCATCGCCAAAAAACCGGTAGAAGAGATACAAGCCATAATGGACGATCTTAATAAAGAAATGGATGAGGTTTTGCCGGTTATAAATACCGGTCATAAGCTAGTTGGCGAGTACTCCGATCCTAAAAACGCAGATGCCGCACAGACTGCTAAAGCTACTGAGGCTAGCCAAGCTACGGCGCAGCCTGCAAGTAGCGCCGCTATAGAGCCGCACTGGCAGGTGGTTTATAGCGACATAAAAACAGCCCTTAGCGCTGCGGGCGCGGCTTACGAAAAGGGCGACAAAGACGCAGCAAAACAGCAGATAAACAACAAAGCCAAATTTGAGCTATATCGCAACACGAAGTTAGAAGAGGCTATCCGTAGATTTATAGACGGCGGTCAGGGTATCGACGGCGACATCCAAAAACGCATGGGTTCGGCGATAATAGCGATAAACAACGATGTAGCCGCCGACGTACTAAAGTCAAATTTGGAAGAGCTTGATGCGCTGATATACGAAAACGTCGCCAAGCTACCTATGGACTCGGGCTCGCTAGCTACCAACGTAGTTTTACCTGATAGCGCCGAGGATGACGCGGCTACTGATTTTGCGCCCGTCGTTGCCAACATAAAGGCAAAAATCGCCGATGCGATCAAACTTTACGCCGCAAAAGACGTAGATAAAGCTATGAGCGATGCGCAGGATATTTACTTCGACGAGTTCGAAGGTAGCGGCATGGAAAATAAAGTAGGCGCGATAGACGTCGGTCTAAAAACTAAGATAGAAGGAAATTTCGGCGAAGTAGTCGCGCTGATGAAAGCGGGCGTGAGCGTCGAGAGACTCCAGCAAGCAGCCGATAACCTAGGCGCAAATTTAGACGCTGCGCTAGAAAAAACAAGCGGCAGTAGCTCGCCTTGGGCGCTATTTGTTTACGCGCTTACGGTCATACTGCGCGAGGGATTTGAGGCGCTTATCATCGTGGCGGCCGTCGTGGCGTATCTGCTAAAAACCGGCAACGAAAAGCGCATGAGTATCGTTTACAGCTCGCTTGGCGTAGCGGTCGTGCTAAGCTTTGTTATGGCGTGGATTATGAATTTGATATTTGCCGGCGCTGCAGGTCAAAAAAGAGAGGTGATGGAGGGCGCGGTAATGCTTATCGCCGTGGGACTGCTCTTTTACGTAGGTTTTTGGCTGCTTTCAAACGCAGGCGCGAAAAAATGGAGCAAATATATCCAAAGTCACGTCAGCGAGTCGATATCCGCAGGCTCTGCTAAGGCGCTTTGGTGGACGGTATTTTTAGCCGTATTTAGAGAGGGCGCGGAGACCGTACTTTTCTATCAGGCGCTGATTTTCGACGCTAAAGATAGCGCAGGTTACTCGATGATAGCGCTGGGATTTGTAGTGGGGCTAGTCGTCTTGCTAGTTACTTACTACGTGTTTAAAGTTTTTGCTATCAAAATCCCGATCAAACCGTTTTTCTTGGTTACTTCGGCGATCATCTTTTATATGTCGATCGTGTTTGTGGGCAAGGGGCTCATGGAGTTCGTCGAGGGTAAAATTTTCGTTCCGACTAAGATCGAAGGCTTCCCTACTATCGAGTGGCTGGGCATTTATCCGTATTACGAGAGCTTGATACCGCAGGCTATCATGGTAGCGGCGCTAATCATCGGCGTGATCATAATGAAAAACAAGCAAGCCAAAGAGGCTTAA
- the fdh3B gene encoding formate dehydrogenase FDH3 subunit beta: protein MARMKFFVDTNRCISCFGCQVACSSAHELPVGLYRRKVITLFDGIEGKELSTTIACQHCTDAPCEQVCPVDCFYIRADGIVLHDKNKCIGCGYCLYACPFGAPQFPRDGAFGVKGSMDKCTMCAGGPEETNSHEERELYGQNRMSEGKVPMCAAVCATNALLVGDAAEVSNVYRKRVMLRQAVAMP, encoded by the coding sequence ATGGCAAGAATGAAATTTTTCGTAGATACGAACAGATGTATCAGCTGCTTTGGGTGTCAGGTCGCTTGTTCCTCTGCGCATGAGCTACCTGTGGGACTATATCGCCGCAAGGTTATCACGCTTTTTGACGGCATAGAGGGCAAAGAGCTATCTACTACGATAGCTTGCCAGCATTGCACCGACGCTCCTTGTGAACAGGTTTGTCCGGTGGATTGTTTTTACATCAGAGCCGACGGTATCGTGCTTCACGATAAAAACAAATGCATAGGCTGCGGATACTGCCTCTATGCGTGTCCGTTTGGCGCTCCGCAGTTTCCTAGAGACGGGGCGTTTGGCGTCAAAGGCTCTATGGATAAATGCACTATGTGCGCCGGAGGACCGGAGGAGACGAACTCCCACGAGGAGCGAGAGCTATACGGACAAAACAGAATGTCTGAGGGCAAAGTGCCGATGTGCGCCGCCGTTTGCGCTACGAACGCTCTACTTGTGGGCGACGCGGCTGAGGTCTCAAACGTATATCGCAAGCGCGTTATGCTAAGACAAGCCGTCGCGATGCCGTAA
- a CDS encoding formate dehydrogenase subunit alpha, with product MSQGSHCSKGIDQIDLTKSKQRIKYPMKKVNGKWERISWEQAVNEIGDKMLQIRKEDGPDSVVFLGSAKFNNEQSYYFRKFAAFWGTNSNDHVARIUHSATVAGVANTWGYGAMTNHCGDMAANSKAIFMIGANSAVANPVGGMKHALQAKDRNNAKLIVADPNFTKSAAKADLYLRHRSGTDVALIYGLIHIILKNGWEDKEFLENRTYGIEEIRKEAEHWTPEVTSDVTGVPVDRLMQAAHIMAHNKPGTVIWALGITQHSVGTSNTRILPIMQLVLGNMGKPGGGCNILRGHDNVQGSTDMCNLSDSLPMYYGLADAAWKYYCKGWGVDYDEFIKRFAVSTKEPKQGGAPVKNTVFEEYFYHDPQNPEDRNWRNEKGWSLSKWWQGVLKEEKTYTSGKLRVLWVQGTGLTSMAHLTKIQQAVDKLDLLVVAEPFVNEVAILSDRKDGIYILPVATAFENEGHLNATNRSGQWRTKVVDPLYESKPDQEVMFAFAKKFGFYDEYVRGMKMGIVDREIKQVKDDFVWPDDATNEIARIGNSIGYGGRTAEMFRRHQANWQNFDPDTLMGIGGEVKGEYYGKPWPAWDTKHPGTPILYDMSKPYTEGGSGFRNRFGLEHNGVSQLASEDATLVGSQVKGGYPQITKENIEKVLGITLSEEEKAKMGASWSMDYSGLILEKCREKGVVPYGNARARMIVWEFLDPIPKHREPIHSPRWDLVQKYPTFDDQARNFRVETKFKTEQQAKDWSKEFPIVFSTQRVVNLSGAGMIERTSKYLAAITPEMFANVHPELALKYGIQDRDMMWIHSPQGTKIKVRCYHSYMVTPDRICMPYNFAGVMQGVSLEDRYPEGTKPYTIGESFNTVTNYGFDPVTQISEFNAGLCRIEKADGEGFKTFFHEYGENNAQGKEGA from the coding sequence ATCTCTCAAGGCAGTCACTGCTCAAAAGGTATCGATCAAATCGACCTTACAAAGAGCAAACAACGCATCAAGTATCCGATGAAAAAAGTAAACGGCAAATGGGAGAGAATAAGCTGGGAGCAAGCCGTAAACGAAATCGGCGACAAAATGCTACAAATCCGCAAAGAAGACGGTCCTGATAGCGTAGTTTTCCTAGGCTCAGCCAAATTTAACAATGAACAGAGCTATTATTTCCGTAAATTTGCCGCATTTTGGGGTACAAACAGCAACGATCACGTAGCACGCATTTGACATAGCGCAACAGTCGCCGGTGTGGCGAATACTTGGGGTTACGGCGCTATGACTAACCACTGCGGAGATATGGCCGCAAACTCGAAAGCCATCTTTATGATAGGCGCAAATTCGGCCGTCGCAAATCCGGTCGGCGGTATGAAGCATGCCCTTCAGGCTAAAGATAGAAATAACGCAAAGCTAATCGTTGCAGATCCGAATTTTACGAAATCTGCGGCAAAAGCAGACCTTTATCTAAGGCACCGTTCGGGAACGGACGTAGCGTTAATCTACGGATTAATCCACATAATCCTTAAAAACGGCTGGGAAGATAAGGAATTTTTAGAAAATAGAACTTACGGTATCGAGGAAATTAGAAAAGAGGCCGAGCACTGGACGCCTGAGGTAACTTCGGACGTTACGGGCGTACCCGTAGATAGACTAATGCAAGCCGCGCACATAATGGCTCACAATAAGCCGGGAACGGTTATCTGGGCGCTAGGTATCACTCAGCACTCCGTAGGCACGTCAAATACGAGAATTTTGCCTATCATGCAGCTAGTTTTAGGCAACATGGGCAAACCGGGCGGCGGCTGTAATATCCTACGCGGCCACGACAACGTCCAAGGCTCTACCGATATGTGCAATCTCTCAGACAGCTTGCCGATGTATTACGGCTTAGCCGATGCGGCATGGAAATACTACTGCAAAGGTTGGGGCGTTGATTACGACGAATTTATCAAAAGATTTGCGGTTTCTACGAAAGAACCTAAACAAGGCGGCGCTCCGGTAAAAAATACCGTATTTGAAGAGTATTTTTATCACGATCCGCAAAATCCTGAGGATAGAAACTGGCGTAACGAAAAGGGCTGGTCGCTATCAAAATGGTGGCAGGGCGTCTTAAAAGAGGAAAAAACATATACTAGCGGTAAGCTTCGCGTTCTTTGGGTACAAGGAACTGGTCTAACTTCTATGGCACACTTAACTAAAATTCAACAAGCCGTCGACAAATTAGACTTACTAGTCGTAGCCGAACCTTTCGTCAACGAAGTCGCGATTTTAAGCGATAGAAAAGACGGAATTTATATCTTGCCGGTCGCTACGGCGTTTGAAAACGAGGGACACCTTAACGCTACGAATCGCTCCGGCCAGTGGCGAACTAAGGTAGTAGATCCGCTTTACGAGAGTAAGCCCGATCAAGAGGTTATGTTTGCATTCGCTAAAAAATTCGGCTTTTACGACGAATACGTCCGCGGCATGAAGATGGGCATCGTGGACCGCGAGATAAAGCAGGTAAAAGACGACTTCGTATGGCCTGACGACGCGACAAACGAAATCGCTCGCATAGGAAATTCGATCGGATACGGCGGTAGAACGGCGGAGATGTTTAGAAGGCATCAGGCTAACTGGCAAAATTTCGATCCCGATACGTTAATGGGTATCGGCGGAGAAGTAAAAGGCGAGTACTACGGTAAACCTTGGCCTGCATGGGATACTAAACACCCTGGTACGCCGATACTTTACGATATGAGTAAGCCTTATACCGAAGGCGGCAGCGGATTTAGAAATCGCTTCGGCTTAGAGCATAACGGCGTTAGCCAGCTTGCTAGCGAGGATGCAACCCTAGTCGGCTCGCAGGTAAAAGGCGGCTATCCGCAAATAACCAAAGAAAATATCGAAAAAGTACTAGGCATCACGCTAAGCGAAGAAGAAAAAGCAAAAATGGGCGCTAGCTGGAGTATGGACTATAGCGGACTTATACTAGAAAAATGCCGTGAAAAAGGCGTAGTGCCTTACGGTAACGCAAGAGCTAGAATGATCGTTTGGGAATTCCTAGATCCGATCCCTAAACACCGTGAGCCTATCCACTCTCCGCGCTGGGATTTGGTGCAAAAATATCCGACCTTTGACGATCAGGCTAGAAATTTCCGCGTCGAGACTAAATTTAAAACCGAGCAGCAGGCAAAAGACTGGAGCAAGGAATTCCCTATCGTGTTTAGTACGCAGCGCGTAGTAAATTTAAGCGGTGCTGGAATGATAGAGCGAACCAGTAAATATCTAGCGGCGATAACGCCTGAGATGTTTGCTAACGTTCACCCTGAGCTTGCCTTAAAGTACGGTATCCAAGATCGCGACATGATGTGGATACACTCGCCTCAAGGCACTAAGATCAAAGTCCGTTGCTACCACAGCTATATGGTAACTCCGGATAGAATTTGTATGCCGTATAACTTCGCCGGAGTTATGCAAGGCGTTAGCCTAGAAGACCGCTATCCAGAGGGCACCAAGCCTTATACTATAGGCGAAAGCTTTAACACCGTAACCAACTACGGCTTTGACCCGGTAACTCAAATTTCAGAGTTTAACGCCGGTCTATGTAGGATAGAAAAAGCAGACGGAGAGGGCTTTAAGACCTTCTTCCACGAATACGGCGAAAACAATGCGCAAGGTAAAGAGGGGGCATAA
- a CDS encoding twin-arginine translocation signal domain-containing protein, with protein sequence MQGSRRDFLKKSLKVGAVGGTMLAAAAIAKPTSDELAPDDNGVVVGKSNKKEVLYRKSKEWEYYYKIAY encoded by the coding sequence ATGCAAGGATCAAGACGAGATTTCCTCAAAAAATCTCTGAAGGTCGGCGCGGTAGGCGGAACAATGTTGGCCGCCGCAGCTATCGCAAAGCCGACTAGCGACGAGCTTGCTCCCGACGACAACGGCGTAGTCGTGGGTAAGTCGAACAAAAAAGAGGTGCTTTACAGAAAAAGCAAAGAGTGGGAATACTACTATAAGATCGCTTACTAA
- a CDS encoding thioredoxin fold domain-containing protein → MKKVVLSLTAACAVFAATDAQVVDFYSQMLGEGVKVSVTGRKPAAGGIEAITVNLSNGQVSQDEVIFAKDDLLFPDIIDLKEHKSYLQDMKNEIATKNISKAYKNEKKENIITLGSDPKKPTIVMFSDPECPYCRAELDRIEATLKESNVNVILTPVHDVSSLQKSFLIYKDVASAKTDSDKIQILRKYYASDYTVADGAVSEENVKTMDELRKKYAAAGVRSVPYIVNLSDLQK, encoded by the coding sequence ATGAAAAAAGTAGTATTGTCGCTAACGGCGGCCTGCGCGGTGTTTGCCGCTACCGACGCGCAAGTGGTCGATTTTTACTCTCAGATGCTCGGCGAAGGCGTAAAGGTGTCCGTAACCGGTCGCAAACCCGCAGCCGGCGGTATAGAAGCGATCACGGTAAATTTAAGCAACGGCCAAGTCAGCCAAGACGAGGTTATCTTTGCTAAAGACGACTTACTTTTTCCGGACATTATAGATTTAAAAGAGCATAAATCGTATCTGCAAGATATGAAAAATGAAATAGCGACGAAAAATATCTCAAAAGCTTATAAGAACGAGAAAAAAGAAAATATCATTACGCTGGGAAGCGACCCTAAAAAGCCAACTATCGTGATGTTTTCAGATCCTGAATGCCCGTACTGCCGAGCCGAGCTAGATAGAATAGAAGCAACGCTAAAAGAAAGTAACGTAAACGTGATTTTAACTCCGGTCCACGACGTTTCGTCTTTGCAAAAGAGCTTTTTGATATATAAAGATGTCGCAAGCGCAAAAACCGATAGCGACAAAATCCAAATTTTACGAAAGTATTATGCAAGCGATTATACCGTAGCAGACGGAGCCGTTAGCGAAGAAAACGTAAAAACTATGGATGAGTTACGTAAAAAATATGCTGCCGCAGGCGTTCGCTCCGTGCCTTATATAGTAAATTTAAGCGATTTACAAAAATAA
- the selB gene encoding selenocysteine-specific translation elongation factor: protein MSLIIGTAGHIDHGKTALIKELNGFEGDRLEEEQKRGITIDLSFSNLSKNGENIAFIDVPGHENLIKTMISGAYGFDACLFVVAANDGLMPQSLEHLEVLNILGVRSLIVALTKCDLASAELIEQRKNEIYSAAQNYKNLQILEIFPVSIKDSASIDELRNYLFTLKAANREQEGVFRYYIDRVFSLKGIGNVVTGTVIEGSVSKNEKLFNYDAGKEAQVRSVQSHDKFVDRAGVSSRVALNLTGIELGELKKGQLLSKKGFFRGFREIDAIVFARELTHGQNVTFCVGAKAAPAKALVLSQKEGGIFATFKFERDMFLKFGEPFVLIANGRVIGGGRVLNAVSEPMKKSSKISFLNSLLKKDFVSAFAMLKDTHKNGFGIISAYQRFGLNHEEAVAIAKQTPNVFVDEKALNIYDLSAIDRIKSAVKFMIEKNEFAVFSATSISLKLSWASENIAQRALDELESAGAITKNDGVYTKTGVDMSKLKIRLEEKIYEILQSGNLAPLAPYNIYDELEIDRVSGDNALKKLTGIGRVVRLAHNLFVTSKALNEALAKLKAIIAAQGFVNVTNAKEALNLSRKYIIAYLEQLDLDPNIVKNGTDRVLKA from the coding sequence ATGAGCTTAATAATAGGAACGGCCGGGCACATCGACCACGGCAAAACGGCGCTGATAAAGGAACTAAACGGCTTTGAGGGCGACAGGCTAGAGGAGGAGCAAAAGCGCGGGATCACGATCGATCTTAGCTTTTCAAATTTGAGCAAAAACGGCGAAAATATCGCGTTTATCGACGTGCCGGGGCATGAAAATTTGATCAAAACGATGATCAGCGGCGCGTACGGATTTGACGCGTGCCTCTTCGTAGTGGCGGCAAACGACGGTCTAATGCCGCAGTCTTTGGAGCATTTGGAGGTTTTAAATATCCTTGGCGTTCGCTCTCTCATCGTCGCGCTAACAAAGTGTGACCTAGCTAGCGCAGAGCTAATCGAACAACGAAAAAACGAAATTTACTCCGCCGCGCAAAACTACAAAAATCTGCAAATTTTGGAGATTTTCCCGGTTAGCATTAAAGATAGCGCGAGTATAGACGAGCTGCGAAATTATCTTTTCACGCTAAAGGCGGCTAACCGCGAGCAAGAGGGCGTTTTTAGATATTACATCGACCGCGTTTTTAGCCTAAAAGGTATCGGAAACGTAGTCACGGGCACCGTAATAGAGGGCAGCGTGAGCAAAAACGAGAAGCTGTTTAACTACGACGCCGGCAAAGAAGCGCAGGTGCGAAGCGTGCAGAGCCACGATAAATTCGTCGACCGCGCGGGAGTTAGCAGCCGCGTGGCGCTAAATTTGACGGGCATAGAGCTTGGCGAGCTGAAAAAAGGCCAACTGCTTAGCAAAAAAGGCTTTTTTAGGGGATTTCGCGAGATAGACGCGATCGTTTTTGCTCGCGAACTAACGCACGGGCAGAACGTGACGTTTTGCGTCGGCGCAAAGGCCGCGCCGGCAAAAGCGCTCGTCTTGAGCCAAAAAGAGGGCGGGATATTTGCGACGTTTAAATTTGAAAGGGATATGTTTTTGAAATTTGGTGAACCCTTCGTGCTCATCGCAAACGGTCGCGTCATAGGCGGCGGCAGGGTGCTAAACGCCGTGAGCGAACCGATGAAAAAATCAAGTAAAATTTCGTTTTTAAACTCGCTTCTTAAAAAGGACTTCGTAAGCGCCTTTGCGATGCTAAAAGATACTCATAAAAACGGCTTTGGCATCATCTCGGCCTATCAGCGCTTCGGGCTAAATCACGAGGAGGCCGTAGCGATAGCAAAACAAACGCCAAACGTATTCGTCGATGAAAAAGCGCTAAATATCTACGATCTAAGCGCGATCGATCGGATAAAAAGCGCGGTCAAATTTATGATAGAAAAGAACGAATTTGCGGTATTTTCAGCTACGAGCATCAGTCTAAAGCTCTCATGGGCTAGCGAAAACATCGCCCAAAGGGCGCTTGACGAGCTAGAAAGCGCGGGCGCTATAACCAAAAACGACGGCGTCTATACCAAAACGGGCGTCGATATGAGCAAGCTAAAAATCAGGCTTGAAGAGAAAATTTACGAGATCTTGCAAAGCGGAAATTTAGCTCCCCTAGCGCCCTATAACATCTACGACGAGCTTGAGATAGACCGAGTTAGCGGCGATAACGCGCTAAAAAAACTGACGGGTATCGGACGCGTGGTTAGGCTCGCGCATAATCTTTTCGTGACGTCAAAAGCCCTAAACGAGGCGCTTGCAAAGCTAAAAGCTATCATCGCCGCTCAAGGATTCGTAAACGTAACGAACGCGAAAGAGGCGTTAAATTTGAGCCGAAAATACATAATCGCCTACCTCGAGCAACTCGATCTAGATCCAAATATCGTCAAAAACGGCACCGACCGAGTTTTAAAAGCGTGA
- the selA gene encoding L-seryl-tRNA(Sec) selenium transferase produces MNELRKLPQIDKFIKNERFSGLDISLLTKVARCELESLRAQILGGQNCPELDDIVQNTLARYEKELNLSLRSLINATGVIIHTNLGRSAIDPEILRRAQPVITGYSNLEYSVEKGGRSNRYDYVGGLLAELFGFEDAIVVNNNASAVFLVLNTFSKGGEAIISRGELVEIGGSFRVPEVMANSGAILREVGTTNKTNLRDYEEAINENSKLILKVHRSNFDIVGFSEEVAMPGLSALARERNLIDYFDLGGGFYGELPYGLERNEPNLKNLKDASLVSFSGDKLFGSVQCGIILGKRELIAKLKKNQLLRMLRVDKVIISLLAQSVKAYANREFELITTIKQLYKSVEELENTANFINSRLKNPLEVVRTTTYVGGGTMPNKRIPSVALAVKGNANENEAKFRKNLVIGRIEEGKFLLDLRSVLDADVQNLIEKINETDEK; encoded by the coding sequence TTGAACGAACTACGAAAACTTCCGCAGATAGATAAATTTATAAAAAATGAGCGTTTCTCGGGGCTTGATATTAGCTTGCTAACCAAAGTAGCTAGGTGTGAGCTAGAGAGCCTTCGCGCTCAAATTTTAGGCGGGCAAAACTGCCCGGAGCTTGACGACATCGTCCAAAACACGCTCGCAAGATACGAAAAAGAGTTAAATTTGAGCCTGCGCAGCCTGATAAACGCAACCGGCGTCATCATCCACACTAATCTCGGCCGAAGTGCGATCGATCCGGAAATTTTACGCCGAGCCCAGCCCGTGATTACGGGGTATTCAAATTTAGAATACAGCGTCGAAAAGGGCGGCCGCTCAAACCGCTACGACTACGTGGGTGGACTGCTAGCGGAGCTTTTTGGCTTTGAGGACGCCATCGTCGTAAATAACAACGCAAGCGCCGTATTTTTGGTGCTAAATACCTTCTCAAAAGGCGGCGAAGCCATCATCAGCAGAGGCGAGCTAGTCGAGATCGGCGGGAGCTTTCGCGTGCCCGAAGTCATGGCAAATTCGGGTGCGATCCTGCGCGAAGTAGGCACGACCAATAAAACCAATCTGCGCGACTACGAGGAGGCGATAAACGAAAACTCGAAGCTGATCTTAAAGGTGCATAGGTCAAATTTCGATATCGTTGGCTTTAGCGAGGAAGTAGCGATGCCAGGTCTTAGCGCGCTGGCGAGAGAGCGAAATCTCATTGATTATTTCGATCTTGGCGGCGGATTTTACGGCGAGCTGCCCTACGGCCTAGAGCGCAACGAGCCGAATCTAAAAAATCTAAAAGACGCCTCGCTCGTTAGCTTTAGCGGCGATAAGCTCTTTGGCTCGGTGCAGTGCGGCATAATCCTGGGAAAACGCGAACTCATCGCAAAACTAAAGAAAAATCAGCTTTTAAGAATGCTGCGCGTGGATAAGGTAATCATCTCGCTACTGGCCCAAAGCGTCAAAGCCTACGCAAACCGCGAATTTGAGCTTATCACGACGATAAAGCAGCTATATAAAAGCGTAGAGGAGCTAGAAAACACTGCAAATTTCATAAACTCGCGGCTAAAAAATCCGCTCGAAGTCGTGCGCACTACGACCTATGTGGGCGGCGGCACTATGCCCAACAAACGCATACCTAGCGTCGCGCTGGCCGTCAAAGGAAACGCGAACGAAAACGAGGCTAAATTTAGGAAAAATCTCGTGATCGGTCGCATAGAGGAGGGTAAATTTTTACTCGACCTTCGCAGCGTGCTGGATGCGGACGTGCAAAATTTGATAGAAAAAATCAACGAAACGGATGAAAAATGA